A window of the Lolium perenne isolate Kyuss_39 chromosome 7, Kyuss_2.0, whole genome shotgun sequence genome harbors these coding sequences:
- the LOC139834081 gene encoding uncharacterized protein, translating into MADSQTSAAPSDSTAPALGASTMPALGLSTTPALSSSTAGALVNTGMPISSIPAVNVASVHTHVPVTLELKASNFTKWRMLIRVLLGKYDLLHHVNTIAPPDARTPEWVREDYIVRSWLYGSISDEILDIIMAEEQTAQEAWVLITNLFLDNQMTRAVYLEAEFRGLVQGDLSITGYCHRLKALSDALRDVGTPVSDQTLVLNCLRGLNPRFADITTIVTMQSPLPTFAQTRSLLTLRETQLANSTQVANQTALYGASSPGADGNSGGNSNRTGGGNTGGGASNGGNRNGGGYYRKKKNGGGGNSGGTSTGNTGANSGGNRANGQAMLGPWVCFNPYTGHTQQMQQGLPMMHPTGAGLLGPRPTPPASAFTSLAPLHGQAFGTNAPPVPHYALGSATSPAWDTSALMAALNSAATPSTVGEWVMDSGATAHMASDPGSSHQGRDH; encoded by the exons ATGGCCGACAGCCAAACCTCCGCTGCCCCCTCCGACTCCACCGCGCCCGCCCTCGGCGCCTCCACCATGCCTGCCCTTGGCCTCAGCACCACGCCCGCTCTCAGCTCCTCCACTGCCGGCGCCCTCGTCAACACGGGCATGCCCATCTCCTCGATCCCGGCCGTCAACGTCGCGAGCGTCCACACGCACGTGCCAGTCACCCTGGAGCTGAAGGCCTCCAACTTCACGAAGTGGCGCATGCTCATCCGCGTGCTCCTCGGCAAGTACGACCTCCTCCACCACGTCAACACCATCGCTCCGCCGGACGCCCGCACCCCCGAGTGGGTCAGGGAGGACTACATCGTCCGGTCCTGGCTCTATGGCTCCATCTCTGACGAGATCCTCGACATCATCATGGCGGAGGAGCAGACGGCGCAGGAGGCCTGGGTGCTCATCACCAACCTGTTCCTCGACAACCAGATGACACGCGCCGTCTACCTCGAGGCAGAGTTCCGCGGTCTCGTGCAGGGCGACCTCTCCATCACCGGCTACTGCCACCGTCTCAAGGCCCTCTCCGATGCCCTCCGCGACGTCGGCACCCCTGTGTCCGATCAGACGCTCGTCCTCAACTGCCTCCGCGGCCTCAACCCGCGCTTCGCCGACATCACCACCATCGTCACCATGCAGAGCCCCCTGCCCACGTTCGCGCAGACTCGCTCCCTCCTCACGCTGCGCGAGACTCAGCTCGCCAACTCCACCCAGGTGGCCAACCAGACCGCCCTGTACGGCGCGTCCTCTCCTGGCGCCGACGGTAACTCTGGTGGCAACAGCAACCGTACTGGTGGCGGCAACACCGGTGGCGGCGCTTCCAACGGTGGCAACCGCAATGGTGGCGGGTACTATCGGAAGAAGAAGAACGGTGGCGGCGGCAACTCTGGCGGCACCTCCACCGGCAACACTGGCGCCAACTCTGGCGGCAACCGCGCCAACGGTCAGGCCATGCTTGGGCCCTGGGTGTGCTTCAACCCCTACACGGGCCACACTCAGCAGAtgcag cagGGGCTTCCCATGATGCATCCCACCGGAGCCGGCCTCCTTGGTCCTCGCCCCACTCCGCCCGCCAGCGCCTTCACCTCGCTCGCGCCGCTTCACGGCCAGGCGTTCGGCACCAACGCCCCGCCGGTTCCCCACTACGCCTTGGGATCGGCCACCTCCCCGGCGTGGGATACGTCCGCGCTCATGGCTGCCCTGAACAGCGCGGCCACGCCCTCCACTGTTGGTGAGTGGGTCATGGACTCGGGTGCCACTGCCCACATGGCGTCCGACCCCG GATCTTCGCACCAAGGCCGTGATCATTAG